agtgatattttacaaaataattagctAAAACAATGGCTGCAGTACAAGGTCCTCCTGGAAGCAAAAACTGGCCGGCGCGACCGGGGATGCAGCACCAAAACAGTCAAAATCAGCCCAATTTGACTTTAAACAGAACAATAAACTTGTATCCATTGACTAATTACACATTCGGGACTAAGGAGCCGCTGTTTGAGAAAGATGCGTCCGTTCCAGCGCGGTTCCAGAGGATGCGTGAGGAGTTTGCGAAAATTGGCATGAGGAGGTTAGATTTTAGCTTTATTTTGTACAGTTATGTTTGATAGTTTGATACTGGTTATAACCTCATAAATACTAAACTACAGACCTTATAAATACTAACTATACAAATGGAAATTGTGGCAATTTTGCAATGATGCATATCTTATTGATGGAATTTGATAGATAGATTGTTAAGTGtattggtttctgcctacccctttggaaagaaggcgtgattttatgtatgcatttCCTCTTAATTGTTAACGTAGTGATTGGCAAAAATAAGTAGGAATAGTTATCTGGTCAGCATTTTAATGGCTCGCTCTAGAATACACCATACCatctacaaaatatatatatatgtacttCACGCTTCCTCATAGAGCTCTATATGCATTTATACATACATGCTTAAAGTCACGATTTTCATAGCTGCACATTTTGGTAAAAACTTTTAATCGCAAACAGACAGTTGTCgactataatctatactaatattatgaagctgaagagtttgtttgattgtttgtttgatagtttgtttgaacgcgctaatctcaggaactacaggtccgatttgaaaaaatatttcagtgttagatagatcatttatcgaggaaggctatagactatataacgTCACCCTCATTCGGAGtcattaggagtggagtagcatcgaaaaatgttacaaaaactgggacaattttgacccatcaTATCTTATGTGACAAAAGTGAAGAtgtgcgagtcagctagtaaatacataaaactgtTTCAGGTCAGTAGAAGGGGTGTTACTAGTCCATGAGCATGGTCTGCCTCATGTGCTGCTCTTACAACTGGGTACTGCATTCTTCAAACTGCCTGGAGGAGAACTGAACCCTGGTGAAGTAAGTTGTTTTAAGTAAACCCTTattcaactataatattattgtccACAGAAAAAAACCATTTGTAACAGTTTTCCATTTATTTAGAGTGAAATGGAATGAAGGTTTATGTACTaaaaaatgaagtaaatatgtaaaaatcacTAATTTTGTCCATCAAAAAAGCAAAATTTTTGGGACTTTTAAAGTATAATAtctacaaaacataaataaataaaacatcctATTAATCGAATGATACCAGTGTGTTCGCAGCAGACTACACCAAACATCTATATCTCTTGAATAACTGAACCTAACACCCTGTATGTTAGAAAATTCTCAATAGCAGCCCTAGTTTGGTtagtttgtttgtcgtatggttagtggtcaacctagtgtcaaagttgtttaagccgcccgaaggtctttgacgtggcttaacgactattatcatATTGAAAataaccgggatcgactttttacgtgccctccgaagcacggagacgccctgttcaaataccactatgcggtcacccatctatagaatgaccgcgccaacggttgcttaacccacagattgtttaccgactggtgagcgcaactggctatgagcgcctgaGTTTAGTTATGTgcctagtataataatatggcgGGCTTGCCCTTTATTACATAGAACTATCTATGTAAATAGCAAAATGGATGTATTTCATTTCATACTGCCTGTACCTTGAAAGGTATAAATGATataacatgtatgtattttacagGATGAGATTGAAGGTCTGAAGAGGCTGCTGACAGAAACCCTGGGCAGGCAAGATGGAGTCAAACAGGAATGGGTTATTGAAGATACTATAGgtaatttactaatttattattatcatgacttttttttttatctctagCTGTCTCACTGTTGGGCTAAGGCAAGGGCCTTCCTAAAAGAGGGAGGGGGTTTGACTTTGAGTCAACTATGCTGACCAAGTACaggtaaaacaatttttaggcatgcaaggtttcattacTAACCTATTACTCTCCCACTgcggggcaagggtctcctcccaaacgagggggaggggctaggccttgagcccaccacgctggcctagtgcaggttggggactttgcatgccctcaataaatgtactaaacaaattttagacaacgttttaaaaaaaaattaggcatgcaagttttcctcacgatgttttccttcaccattaaaacaagtgatcattatttctaatacacacatcacttggtaAATTCATTGGTGTGTTTCCTCAGCTGAAACTATCAACTACTTATATGGAATATACCATCTTATACCTCCCAGCTATCACCGATATAAATACTAAACCTTTTCTCAAAATTTCAGGCAACTGGTGGCGTCCAAACTTCGAACCGCCCCAATATCCATACATACCTCCACACATCACAAAACCGAAAGAGCACAAACGCCTCTTCCTAGTACAACTTCAAGACAGAGCTCTATTCGCAGTGCCTAAAAACTACAAATTGGTTGCGGCACCGTTGTTCGAGTTGTATGACAATGCTCAAGGATATGGGCCTATAATTTCATCGCTCAGTCAGAGTTTGTGCAGGTTCAATTTTGTGTACATGTGAGGACTGTCTCATGTACGTATCTACAAGCATGGGAGGGGTAAGCGCAAGCCATGCCCTTACCGTAACAGGGATGATGATAGGAAGAGATTTTAAATCGGTTTGagaaaatattagatatttattttgtctgttCTTGCTAGCtatttaaaagatatatttaattcgttaatgtcccactgctgggcaagggtctcctcccggaataagggaggggttaggccttagagtccaccacgctggcctggGTTGGGGTCTTTAAAAGgtagactttttttttaaatctattagtGTGGAAAATTTCATCTAAGTAAGTTCAGCAATTTTGACGTGATTGTCGGGTAATTGAGTATACTTACTTACATCCTcacactttcgcatttataatatttttatgcatcAAGATTAactcattattgtcccactgctgggcaagggtcctcCCGGAATGAAGCAGGGCTTAGGCCTTTAATCCACCaatctctttttttttttaaagacatatCCCGCAATagtaattgctcttgtgtcgcggggacttttacaaacatacaaacaacggacacaaagtacaaccagacccgaaacaatttgtggattgcacaaatgaTTTTTCCGTTTGGGAATTGAACCTCTGACTtcccgtcgcaatggtagcagcgtggtgacaaccactgcgccatggaggcaatCTAGCCGAGTGCAgttaaaatatgtatctaatattttttaaaaacgaacaatattatcatttattcaCATCATCTCTTTTCATGTAGATATGAATTAACATCAGACTATTAGTGTTAAAAGTGTTGGCAGAGACTAGTGTGAAATGGAcatttcaatatattaatataataaaccaGGTTATAATGGCTACCGATCCACGCAATgtagttgactatcagtcaaatcagctactctttatgagatgtcaaaaacacagtatagaaatacgatacagtgaacctgggtaactttgaatcatttgggtaacattgaacgtgggaatttgaactagtttcgattattttttattatgaaaccaacacaattgataaaggtttattttagttttgcaaacttttatcaattgtgttggtttcatataaaaattaagagTAACTaattcaaattcccacgttcaatgttacccaaatgattcaaagttacccaagttgactgtagtgccgtcacagtttcgtattttcgttgttatcaaatgagtgtctaataaaatgtttcagtctgtaataattacaatttcaacattatttacgcaAAGAAttgctaacccccggtttctgagtacatttagccgtagtttatctattcaataacgttt
Above is a window of Anticarsia gemmatalis isolate Benzon Research Colony breed Stoneville strain chromosome 30, ilAntGemm2 primary, whole genome shotgun sequence DNA encoding:
- the Cpsf5 gene encoding cleavage and polyadenylation specificity factor subunit 5 yields the protein MAAVQGPPGSKNWPARPGMQHQNSQNQPNLTLNRTINLYPLTNYTFGTKEPLFEKDASVPARFQRMREEFAKIGMRRSVEGVLLVHEHGLPHVLLLQLGTAFFKLPGGELNPGEDEIEGLKRLLTETLGRQDGVKQEWVIEDTIGNWWRPNFEPPQYPYIPPHITKPKEHKRLFLVQLQDRALFAVPKNYKLVAAPLFELYDNAQGYGPIISSLSQSLCRFNFVYM